A genomic stretch from Sebastes fasciatus isolate fSebFas1 chromosome 23, fSebFas1.pri, whole genome shotgun sequence includes:
- the cct2 gene encoding T-complex protein 1 subunit beta, with protein MASLSMAPMNIFRHGADEEKAETARLSSFIGAIAIGDLVKSTLGPKGMDKILLGGGKGGSVTVTNDGATILKAIGVDNPAAKVLVDMSKVQDDEVGDGTTSVTVLAAELLREAELLIAKKIHPQTIIAGWRKATQAARDALREAAVDHSNDPARFQEDLLNIARTTLSSKLLTHHKAHFSQLAVDAVMRLKGSGDLEAIHVIKKLGGSLTDSYLDEGFLLDKKIGVNQPKRMENVKILIANTGMDTDKIKIFGSRVRVDSTAKVAEIELAEKEKMKEKVDRILKHGINCFINRQLIYNYPEQLFAQAGVMAIEHADFAGVERLALVTGGEISSTFDHPELVKLGHCKLIEEVMIGEDMLIHFSGVAMGEACTIVLRGATQQILDEAERSLHDALCVLAQTVKEPRTVYGGGCSEMLMAKVVSDLANRTPGKEAVAMESFAKALMMLPTIIADNAGYDSADLVAQLRAAHQENKTFCGLNMIDGSVGNMAEMGITESFQVKRQVLLSASEAAEMILRVDNIIKAAPRKRVPDHHPC; from the exons GCGTCCTTATCAATGGCCCCGATGAACATCTTCCGTCATGGAGCTGATGAAGAGAAAGCCGAGACTGCACGACTG TCGTCCTTCATCGGCGCCATCGCTATCGGAGATCTGGTGAAGAGCACTCTGGGCCCAAAGGGGATG gacAAGATCCTGCTGGGTGGAGGGAAAGGTGGTTCGGTGACAGTGACCAACGACGGAGCGACTATCCTGAAAGCCATCGGAGTCGACAACCCTGCTGCTAAAGTTCTGGTTG ACATGTCAAAGGTTCAGGATGATGAAGTTGGAGACGGGACAACCTCCGTCACCGTGCTCGCTGCAGAGCTGCTGCGG GAGGCCGAGCTGCTGATCGCCAAGAAGATTCACCCACAGACCATCATCGCTGGCTGGAGGAAGGCCACTCAGGCTGCCAGAGATGCTCTGAGGGAGGCCGCTGTGGATCACAG CAACGACCCAGCCCGTTTCCAGGAAGACCTGCTGAACATCGCTCGGACAACGCTGTCCTCCAAACTGCTGACTCACCACAAAGCCCACTTCTCCCAGCTCGCCGTGGACGCCGTCATGAGGCTGAAGGGATCCGGCGACCTGGAGGCCATTCACGTCATCAAGAAGCTGGGCGGCAGCCTCACCGACTCCTACCTGGACGAAG GTTTCCTGTTGGACAAGAAGATCGGAGTGAACCAACCGAAGAGGATGGAGAACGTTAAGATCCTCATCGCCAACACGGGCATGGACACCGACAAGATCAAG atcTTTGGTTCCAGGGTTCGCGTCGACTCGACGGCGAAGGTTGCAGAGATCGAACTGGCGGAGAAAGAGAAGATGAAGGAGAAGGTCGACCGCATCCTGAAACACGGAATCAACTGCTTCATCAACAG ACAGTTGATCTATAACTACCCAGAGCAGTTGTTTGCTCAGGCCGGCGTCATGGCCATCGAGCACGCTGACTTCGCCGGCGTGGAGCGCCTCGCTCTGGTCACCGGAGGCGAGATCAGCTCCACCTTCGACCACCCAGAGCTGGTGAAACTGGGTCACTGCAAGCTGATTGAGGAGGTGATGATCGGAGAGGACATGCTCATCCACTTCTCTGGCGTCGCCATGG GTGAGGCGTGCACCATCGTCCTGCGAGGAGCGACTCAGCAGATTCTGGACGAGGCGGAGCGCTCGCTGCAcgatgctctgtgtgtgttggctcaGACGGTGAAGGAGCCCCGCACAGTCTACGGAGGAG GCTGCTCTGAGATGCTGATGGCCAAGGTGGTGAGTGATCTGGCCAATAGGACGCCAGGAAAGGAGGCGGTCGCCATGGAGTCGTTCGCCAAGGCTCTGATGATG CTGCCGACCATCATCGCCGACAACGCCGGCTACGACAGCGCCGACCTGGTGGCTCAACTGAGAGCTGCTCACCAGGAGAACAAGACCTTCTGTGGACTGA ACATGATTGACGGTTCGGTGGGCAACATGGCGGAGATGGGGATCACAGAGTCGTTCCAGGTGAAGCGTCAGGTTCTGCTGAGCGCCTCTGAAGCCGCCGAGATGATCCTGAGAGTCGACAACATCATCAAAGCTGCTCCCAG gAAGAGAGTTCCCGACCATCACCCCTGCtag
- the nots gene encoding nothepsin — protein MLRLLLVLLVWTWTSSALVRVPLKRAPSIRSQLRASGRLEEFLTDHRPDMFNRRYAQCFPPGTPSLRLGRSTEKIYNFMDAQYYGEITLGSPEQNFSVIFDTGSADLWVPSTYCVSQACALHKRFRAFESSSFHHDGRMFGIHYGSGHLLGVMARDTLKVGSLTALNQEFGESVYEPGAAFVMAKFDGVLGMAYPSLAEILGNPVFDNMMAQKTVEEPVFSFCLSRKTSSGYPEGELLLGGKDEALYSGPINWLPVTAKAYWQIKMDSVAVQGVSSFCPHGCQAIVDTGTSLIAGPTSDILNLQQLIGASPTNIGEFIIDCARLSSLPHVTFVLGGKEYTLTAEQYVRKEMFGDRELCFSGFQAVDIVTPEGPLWILGDIFLTEFYSIFDRGQDRVGFASAKHPAQL, from the exons ATGTTGAGGCTGCTGTTGGTGCTGCTGGTTTGGACCTGGACGAGCTCGGCGCTGGTCCG GGTCCCTCTGAAGCGGGCGCCTTCGATTCGCTCCCAGCTGCGAGCCTCCGGCCGTCTGGAGGAGTTCCTGACGGATCACCGCCCCGACATGTTTAACCGGCGCTACGCTCAGTGCTTCCCGCCCGGCACGCCGTCGCTGCGGCTCGGACGCTCCACTGAGAAGATCTACAACTTCATGGAC GCTCAGTATTACGGTGAAATCACGTTGGGATCTCCGGAGCAGAACTTCTCTGTGATTTTTGACACCGGCTCAGCCGACCTCTGGGTGCCGTCGACCTACTGCGTCAGCCAGGCCTGTG cATTGCACAAGCGTTTCAGGGCATTTGAGTCCTCATCGTTCCATCATGACGGTCGGATGTTTGGGATTCACTACGGATCAGGACACCTGCTCGGAGTCATGGCCAGAGACACACTGAAG GTCGGCAGTCTGACCGCCCTGAACCAGGAGTTTGGGGAGTCCGTCTACGAGCCCGGTGCCGCATTTGTAATGGCGAAGTTCGACGGCGTTCTGGGGATGGCTTACCCGTCCCTGGCAGAGATCCTTGGAAACCCCGTTTTTGACAACATGATGGCGCAGAAGACGGTGGAGGAGCCGGTCTTCTCCTTCTGCCTCAGCAG GAAAACAAGTAGCGGTTACCCAGAAGGCGAACTGTTGCTTGGCGGTAAAGACGAGGCGTTGTACAGCGGACCAATCAACTGGCTCCCTGTGACTGCGAAGGCATACTGGCAGATTAAGATGGACAG TGTGGCGGTGCAGGGTGTGAGTTCGTTCTGTCCTCATGGTTGCCAGGCGATTGTCGATACTGGAACCTCCCTCATCGCTGGACCGACCAGTGACATCCTCAATCTTCAGCAGCTGATTGGAGCCTCGCCCACAAACATAGGAGAG tTCATTATCGACTGCGCCAGGTTGTCCAGTTTGCCTCATGTGACGTTCGTCCTGGGAGGAAAGGAGTACACACTGACTGCTGAGCAATACGTCAGGAAG gAGATGTTTGGCGACAGGGAGTTGTGTTTCAGTGGTTTCCAGGCCGTGGACATTGTGACCCCAGAAGGCCCCCTGTGGATTCTGGGAGATATATTTCTGACAGAGTTCTACAGCATCTTCGACAGAGGACAGGACCGGGTCGGCTTTGCTTCCGCTAAGCACCCAGCCCAACTCTAA
- the LOC141762060 gene encoding bestrophin-3-like isoform X1, whose product MTVTYSSKVANATFFSFHRLLLRWRGSIYKLLYREFILFVLLYTGLSIVYRLVLSDQQKRLFEKLSMYCDKYAEQIPVTFVLGFYVTLVVNRWWNQFVNLPWPDRLMFLISSCVQGKDEYGRLLRRTLVRYVNLTSLLILRSVSTAVCKRFPTIDHVVEAGFMTPEERKVFENIRSPHLKYWIPVVWFSNLASKARQEGRIQDSIDLQNILNEMNLFRTWCATLFGYDWVGIPLVYTQVVTLAVYTFFFACLIGRQFLDPAQGYQGHDLDIYVPVFTLLQFFFYSGWLKVAEQLINPFGEDDDDFEANWIIDRNLQVSLLAVDEMHMNLPHMTKDMYWNDCEARPPYTLAAADYCIPSFLGSTTDMGLSDILQFDEADFVSYSRPRQQDSVLTGRQGSVMGRVRRLLSVQDPPELQPLRPIFKRHSSDATGSFFPDFRVNSRPDDMGLPSPAKDTLSTLREVSSNPPSPESSPCTVFPQLVVSPPLTGDVCHNMSPSGNGEAAKPQNGLDPSPIEEAPGLETPRRGSSVCCSPTQLGPKEFRWTHHPPIRPRGRQFSLQFSRQSSKGSVRSLPSPKALGRRRRGLARFQSRRSPAQPTDTLQLPDPDNDYDFQGVAGMEDDDKEVTDNSEDIRNQDSQSQTTTHTLT is encoded by the exons ATGACTGTCACATATTCCAGTAAAGTCGCCAACGCCACTTTCTTCAGTTTCCACCGGCTGCTGCTGCGTTGGAGGGGAAGCATCTACAAGCTGCTGTACAGAGAGTTCATCCTGTTCGTCCTGCTCTACACCGGCCTCAGCATCGTATACAG GCTCGTCCTCTCCGACCAACAGAAGAGACTGTTTGAGAAACTCTCCATGTACTGTGATAAATACGCCGAGCAGATCCCCGTCACCTTCGTTCTGG gTTTTTATGTGACTCTGGTGGTGAATCGTTGGTGGAATCAGTTTGTTAACCTGCCCTGGCCGGACCGACTCATGTTCCTCATCTCCAG CTGTGTTCAGGGTAAAGATGAATATGGCCGCCTGCTGCGCCGGACGCTAGTGCGTTACGTTAACCTGACGTCGCTGCTCATCTTACGCTCCGTCAGCACCGCCGTCTGCAAACGCTTCCCCACCATAGACCACGTGGTTGAGGCAG GTTTCATGACtccagaggagaggaaggtgTTTGAGAACATCCGCTCTCCTCACCTGAAGTACTGGATTCCCGTCGTCTGGTTCTCCAATTTGGCGTCTAAAGCTCGACAGGAAGGACGCATCCAGGACAGCATCGACCTGCAAAACATTCTCAAT GAGATGAATCTGTTCAGGACTTGGTGTGCGACTCTTTTCGGCTACGACTGGGTCGGCATCCCGCTGGTTTACACACag gtcGTCACTCTCGCCGTCTACACCTTTTTCTTCGCTTGTCTGATTGGTCGTCAGTTCCTCGACCCCGCCCAGGGCTACCAAGGTCACGACCTCGACATCTACGTCCCCGTCTTCACCCTGCTGCAGTTCTTCTTCTACTCCGGCTGGCTGAAG GTAGCGGAGCAGCTGATCAACCCGTTCGGAGAGGACGATGACGACTTTGAAGCTAACTGGATCATCGACAGGAACCTTCAG GTGTCTCTGCTGGCTGTAGACGAGATGCACATGAACCTGCCTCACATGACCAAAGACATGTACTGGAACGACTGCGAGGCGCGCCCGCCGTACACGCTGGCTGCTGCCGACTACTGCATCCCGTCATTCCTCGGCTCCACCACTGACATggg ACTCTCTGACATCCTGCAGTTTGATGAGGCTGACTTCGTTAGCTACAGTCGTCCACGGCAACAGGACTCTGTTTTGACAGGGCGCCAAGGGTCG gTTATGGGTCGAGTCCGCCGGCTGCTGAGCGTTCAGGATCCTCCTGAACTCCAACCTCTTCGACCCATCTTTAAACGACACAGCAGTGACGCAACAGGAAGCTTCTTCCCAGACTTCAG GGTCAATTCACGTCCAGACGATATGGGTCTACCCTCCCCTGCCAAGGACACCCTATCCACCTTAAGGGAGGTCAGCAGCAACCCTCCGTCACCTGAAAGCTCGCCCTGTACTGTTTTCCCCCAACTCGTCGTCAGTCCGCCGTTGACCGGTGATGTCTGTCACAACATGAGTCCTTCTGGCAACGGTGAGGCGGCAAAACCTCAGAACGGACTGGATCCGTCCCCCATTGAGGAGGCACCGGGCTTGGAAACCCCGAG GAGGGGTTCCTCGGTCTGTTGTTCCCCCACCCAGCTGGGACCCAAGGAATTCCGCTGGACACATCACCCCCCCATCCGGCCACGAGGGCGCCAGTTCTCCCTCCAGTTCTCCAGGCAGTCATCGAAGGGGTCGGTCCGAAGCTTGCCGAGCCCCAAGGCTCTGGGAAGGCGGAGACGAGGCCTAGCTCGATTTCAATCCCGACGATCACCCGCTCAACCTACCGACACTCTGCAGCTCCCTGATCCTGATAACGATTACGACTTCCAGGGAGTGGCGGGGATGGAGGACGACGATAAAGAAGTAACCGACAACAGTGAAGATATCAGAAACCAGGACTCCCAATCCCAGACTACCACTCACACATTAACATAA
- the LOC141762060 gene encoding bestrophin-3-like isoform X2, whose amino-acid sequence MYCDKYAEQIPVTFVLGFYVTLVVNRWWNQFVNLPWPDRLMFLISSCVQGKDEYGRLLRRTLVRYVNLTSLLILRSVSTAVCKRFPTIDHVVEAGFMTPEERKVFENIRSPHLKYWIPVVWFSNLASKARQEGRIQDSIDLQNILNEMNLFRTWCATLFGYDWVGIPLVYTQVVTLAVYTFFFACLIGRQFLDPAQGYQGHDLDIYVPVFTLLQFFFYSGWLKVAEQLINPFGEDDDDFEANWIIDRNLQVSLLAVDEMHMNLPHMTKDMYWNDCEARPPYTLAAADYCIPSFLGSTTDMGLSDILQFDEADFVSYSRPRQQDSVLTGRQGSVMGRVRRLLSVQDPPELQPLRPIFKRHSSDATGSFFPDFRVNSRPDDMGLPSPAKDTLSTLREVSSNPPSPESSPCTVFPQLVVSPPLTGDVCHNMSPSGNGEAAKPQNGLDPSPIEEAPGLETPRRGSSVCCSPTQLGPKEFRWTHHPPIRPRGRQFSLQFSRQSSKGSVRSLPSPKALGRRRRGLARFQSRRSPAQPTDTLQLPDPDNDYDFQGVAGMEDDDKEVTDNSEDIRNQDSQSQTTTHTLT is encoded by the exons ATGTACTGTGATAAATACGCCGAGCAGATCCCCGTCACCTTCGTTCTGG gTTTTTATGTGACTCTGGTGGTGAATCGTTGGTGGAATCAGTTTGTTAACCTGCCCTGGCCGGACCGACTCATGTTCCTCATCTCCAG CTGTGTTCAGGGTAAAGATGAATATGGCCGCCTGCTGCGCCGGACGCTAGTGCGTTACGTTAACCTGACGTCGCTGCTCATCTTACGCTCCGTCAGCACCGCCGTCTGCAAACGCTTCCCCACCATAGACCACGTGGTTGAGGCAG GTTTCATGACtccagaggagaggaaggtgTTTGAGAACATCCGCTCTCCTCACCTGAAGTACTGGATTCCCGTCGTCTGGTTCTCCAATTTGGCGTCTAAAGCTCGACAGGAAGGACGCATCCAGGACAGCATCGACCTGCAAAACATTCTCAAT GAGATGAATCTGTTCAGGACTTGGTGTGCGACTCTTTTCGGCTACGACTGGGTCGGCATCCCGCTGGTTTACACACag gtcGTCACTCTCGCCGTCTACACCTTTTTCTTCGCTTGTCTGATTGGTCGTCAGTTCCTCGACCCCGCCCAGGGCTACCAAGGTCACGACCTCGACATCTACGTCCCCGTCTTCACCCTGCTGCAGTTCTTCTTCTACTCCGGCTGGCTGAAG GTAGCGGAGCAGCTGATCAACCCGTTCGGAGAGGACGATGACGACTTTGAAGCTAACTGGATCATCGACAGGAACCTTCAG GTGTCTCTGCTGGCTGTAGACGAGATGCACATGAACCTGCCTCACATGACCAAAGACATGTACTGGAACGACTGCGAGGCGCGCCCGCCGTACACGCTGGCTGCTGCCGACTACTGCATCCCGTCATTCCTCGGCTCCACCACTGACATggg ACTCTCTGACATCCTGCAGTTTGATGAGGCTGACTTCGTTAGCTACAGTCGTCCACGGCAACAGGACTCTGTTTTGACAGGGCGCCAAGGGTCG gTTATGGGTCGAGTCCGCCGGCTGCTGAGCGTTCAGGATCCTCCTGAACTCCAACCTCTTCGACCCATCTTTAAACGACACAGCAGTGACGCAACAGGAAGCTTCTTCCCAGACTTCAG GGTCAATTCACGTCCAGACGATATGGGTCTACCCTCCCCTGCCAAGGACACCCTATCCACCTTAAGGGAGGTCAGCAGCAACCCTCCGTCACCTGAAAGCTCGCCCTGTACTGTTTTCCCCCAACTCGTCGTCAGTCCGCCGTTGACCGGTGATGTCTGTCACAACATGAGTCCTTCTGGCAACGGTGAGGCGGCAAAACCTCAGAACGGACTGGATCCGTCCCCCATTGAGGAGGCACCGGGCTTGGAAACCCCGAG GAGGGGTTCCTCGGTCTGTTGTTCCCCCACCCAGCTGGGACCCAAGGAATTCCGCTGGACACATCACCCCCCCATCCGGCCACGAGGGCGCCAGTTCTCCCTCCAGTTCTCCAGGCAGTCATCGAAGGGGTCGGTCCGAAGCTTGCCGAGCCCCAAGGCTCTGGGAAGGCGGAGACGAGGCCTAGCTCGATTTCAATCCCGACGATCACCCGCTCAACCTACCGACACTCTGCAGCTCCCTGATCCTGATAACGATTACGACTTCCAGGGAGTGGCGGGGATGGAGGACGACGATAAAGAAGTAACCGACAACAGTGAAGATATCAGAAACCAGGACTCCCAATCCCAGACTACCACTCACACATTAACATAA